From a region of the Phycisphaerae bacterium genome:
- a CDS encoding 9-O-acetylesterase, which produces MAEVTLPALIGDHMVLQRDATVPIWGKAAPGEQVTVEFLGQNRSATADKNGDWRVNLKRLKAGGPYEMTIRGSNTIVLKNVLVGEVWLASGQSNMQMSVVAVNNAAEEIAAAEYPLIRLFTVPNIPAAAPTKDLNGGWVECSPATIPHFSAAAYFFGRKLHQDLEVPVGLINSSWGGTNAETWTPAEAFNTKPSLQPIYEQLQLAAENPDDARQAYVKILRKWEVQTHRGDPGNEGFEQGWANADFDDGSWETAQLPGMMPASMDGVVWYRKEIAIPDDWAGKDMVLAIGAIDDFDTTYFNGEKVGATGPETPSYWAAARKYTVPGALVKAGTNTIAVRVFDHYMDGGFRGPELTLTPAAGGDAINLAGSWLCHVELKLEPVKPELGKPVDTGTPGELNAPASLYNGMI; this is translated from the coding sequence ATGGCGGAGGTGACGCTGCCGGCCCTGATCGGGGACCACATGGTCCTCCAGCGGGACGCCACGGTCCCGATCTGGGGAAAGGCTGCTCCAGGCGAGCAGGTCACGGTCGAATTCCTGGGCCAGAATCGCTCCGCTACCGCGGATAAGAACGGCGACTGGCGGGTCAACCTCAAACGGCTGAAGGCGGGCGGGCCTTACGAGATGACCATCCGCGGGAGCAACACGATTGTCCTCAAGAACGTCCTGGTCGGGGAGGTCTGGCTCGCCTCCGGCCAATCGAATATGCAGATGTCCGTGGTGGCCGTCAACAACGCCGCTGAGGAGATCGCCGCCGCCGAGTACCCCTTGATCCGCCTGTTCACCGTTCCGAACATCCCAGCCGCCGCGCCTACCAAGGATTTGAACGGCGGTTGGGTGGAGTGCTCGCCGGCGACCATCCCCCACTTTTCCGCCGCGGCCTACTTCTTCGGCCGCAAACTCCACCAGGATCTCGAGGTGCCGGTTGGCCTGATCAACAGCTCCTGGGGCGGCACCAATGCCGAGACCTGGACGCCCGCCGAGGCATTCAACACCAAGCCGTCCCTGCAGCCGATCTACGAGCAACTCCAACTCGCCGCCGAAAACCCCGACGACGCCCGTCAGGCCTACGTCAAAATCCTCCGGAAGTGGGAGGTCCAGACCCACCGCGGCGACCCGGGCAATGAGGGCTTCGAGCAAGGTTGGGCGAATGCCGATTTCGACGATGGGTCCTGGGAAACGGCACAGCTTCCCGGCATGATGCCAGCGTCGATGGACGGGGTGGTGTGGTATCGCAAGGAGATCGCGATACCAGACGACTGGGCGGGTAAGGACATGGTCCTTGCCATCGGCGCCATCGACGACTTTGACACCACCTATTTCAATGGCGAGAAAGTCGGCGCTACCGGACCCGAGACTCCCTCCTACTGGGCCGCCGCTCGCAAGTACACCGTCCCCGGCGCGTTGGTCAAAGCCGGCACGAACACCATCGCCGTCCGCGTCTTTGATCACTACATGGATGGCGGTTTCAGGGGTCCCGAGTTGACGCTGACCCCCGCCGCCGGTGGCGATGCCATCAATCTGGCCGGTTCATGGCTCTGCCATGTGGAACTCAAGCTCGAGCCCGTCAAGCCGGAACTCGGCAAACCTGTGGATACCGGCACCCCCGGCGAGCTCAACGCCCCCGCGTCGCTCTACAACGGCATGATCTA
- a CDS encoding family 20 glycosylhydrolase gives MSLTESIRQRTVEDLLPAPQSVEACSSDFPLDASTVIAFSSGQAEFAAQRLVEMIRAEHNLALKVRRIGAPGLAVWLTDGEGSPPSAIGLPSEAYRLDADSRSVRIGAGDEAGLLWGAMTLRQLIVRRDGQLRVCGARIEDQPRYRWRGFMIDSGRAPNSLPKLQRIIRICSALKLNFVIFREGDDELNAVRYQTNRLGSANPCALTIEQVREFVRYARRHGITVIPEIESLGHSQAKRRHYPDLVTSGRPQHYEGIGEHIRKAHLLPEDPRSYDLLESVYREWLGVLDHGMLHLGLDEVPLPADQQARHFRGLLERIETVEQNLGRRITPLVWADAPPTPPGLADRVIRCLWSYPEHAEFGPISQTNEHLRRQGIESLTRLGSTETAWMGGGSGSSHQPYSKCPYDQAFDNLRQWADFARPYPNLTGLCAVQWGGNMLDEWLPDFAAAADVSWNPNRQRESFDERMARIRRMFAALPDAADPHPETIDPPAWDGIWLKHGRWHQDIMSQATSG, from the coding sequence ATGAGCCTGACCGAGTCGATCAGACAGCGGACGGTGGAAGACCTTCTTCCCGCACCCCAATCCGTTGAGGCTTGTTCTTCGGACTTTCCGCTGGACGCTTCCACCGTCATTGCCTTCAGCTCCGGTCAGGCTGAGTTCGCTGCGCAGCGGCTGGTCGAGATGATCCGGGCCGAGCACAATCTGGCCCTCAAGGTCCGGCGGATCGGCGCACCGGGTCTTGCGGTATGGCTGACCGACGGCGAAGGCTCGCCGCCGTCCGCCATCGGCCTGCCGTCCGAGGCCTACCGTCTCGATGCGGACAGCCGATCCGTCCGCATCGGCGCGGGCGACGAGGCTGGGCTGCTCTGGGGCGCGATGACGCTGCGGCAGTTGATCGTCCGCCGGGACGGTCAACTCCGGGTCTGCGGCGCGAGGATCGAGGACCAGCCGCGCTACCGCTGGCGAGGCTTCATGATCGACTCCGGCCGGGCGCCCAACTCCTTGCCCAAACTCCAGCGCATCATCCGCATCTGCTCAGCCCTGAAGCTCAACTTTGTGATTTTCCGCGAAGGCGACGACGAGCTCAACGCGGTCCGGTACCAAACCAACCGTCTCGGATCGGCCAACCCTTGCGCACTGACCATCGAGCAGGTCCGCGAGTTCGTCCGGTACGCCCGCCGCCACGGCATCACCGTCATTCCCGAGATCGAATCGCTGGGCCACTCGCAGGCCAAGCGCCGCCACTATCCGGACCTCGTGACCAGCGGCCGGCCGCAGCACTACGAGGGGATCGGCGAGCACATCCGCAAAGCCCACCTGCTGCCCGAGGACCCACGCAGTTACGATCTGCTCGAATCCGTCTACCGCGAATGGCTCGGCGTCCTTGACCACGGCATGCTCCATCTTGGCCTCGACGAGGTGCCGCTGCCCGCCGACCAACAGGCCCGGCATTTTCGGGGCCTCCTGGAGCGAATCGAGACGGTCGAACAGAACCTGGGCCGGCGGATCACGCCTTTGGTCTGGGCCGACGCCCCGCCGACGCCTCCCGGGCTGGCCGACCGCGTAATCCGCTGCCTCTGGAGCTACCCTGAGCACGCTGAGTTCGGCCCGATTTCGCAGACCAACGAACACCTGCGCCGTCAGGGCATCGAATCGCTGACCCGGCTGGGCAGCACAGAGACCGCCTGGATGGGCGGCGGGTCGGGCTCGTCGCATCAGCCCTACTCCAAGTGCCCATACGACCAGGCGTTCGACAACCTTCGCCAGTGGGCCGACTTCGCCCGCCCGTATCCGAACCTCACCGGCCTGTGCGCCGTCCAATGGGGCGGCAACATGCTCGACGAATGGCTGCCGGATTTCGCCGCGGCGGCGGATGTGTCCTGGAACCCGAACCGCCAGAGGGAGTCGTTCGACGAACGGATGGCTCGCATCCGCCGCATGTTCGCCGCCCTGCCCGACGCCGCCGATCCGCATCCGGAGACAATCGACCCGCCCGCCTGGGACGGCATCTGGCTCAAGCACGGCCGATGGCATCAGGACATCATGAGCCAAGCCACGAGCGGCTGA